From a single Bemisia tabaci chromosome 10, PGI_BMITA_v3 genomic region:
- the ATPsyngamma gene encoding ATP synthase subunit gamma, mitochondrial yields the protein MFGQTKLLRLVQPQQQQSCGMATLKAISIRLKSVKNIQKITQSMKMVSAAKYARAERELRQARPYGEGSQQFYEKSEVAPLEDAKPEKLLIAVTSDRGLCGAVHTTVSRAIRNELNEDSENTKVICVGDKSRAILQRLYGKNIIMVANEVGRKPPTFKDASKIAQETSKHNFTTGKIVYNRFKSVVSYTTSEIPLFSVAAIEAAPKLGVYDSLDSEVIQSYIEFSLASLLYYAMKEGACSEQSSRMTAMDNASKNAGEMIDKLTLTFNRTRQAVITRELIEIISGASAL from the exons ATGTTCGGGCAAACGAAACTTCTGAGGCTTGTACA GCCTCAGCAACAGCAGTCATGCGGAATGGCCACGTTGAAGGCCATCTCCATCCGTTTGAAGTCGGTGAAGAACATCCAAAAGATCACCCAATCAATGAAGATGGTGTCAGCCGCAAAGTACGCCCGAGCTGAACGTGAGTTGCGTCAAGCAAGACCCTACGGAGAGGGCTCTCAg cAATTCTACGAAAAGTCTGAGGTTGCCCCTCTCGAAGACGCAAAGCCAGAGAAGCTGCTTATTGCTGTGACATCTGACAGAGGACTGTGCGGAGCTGTCCATACCACTGTCTCTCGTGCCATCAGGAACGAACTGAATGAAGATTCTGAGAACACCAAGGTCATCTGCGTTGGAGACAAGTCAAGGGCCATCTTGCAGAG ACTTTATGGAAAGAACATCATTATGGTGGCTAATGAGGTTGGTCGCAAACCACCCACTTTCAAGGATGCTTCCAAAATTGCTCAGGAAACCAGCAAGCACAACTTCACCACTGGAAAAATTGTTTACAACCGTTTCAA GTCTGTTGTTTCCTACACAACATCTGAAATCCCGTTGTTCAGCGTAGCTGCCATCGAAGCTGCTCCCAAGTTGGGTGTTTACGACTCGCTCGACTCTGAAGTCATTCAGAGCTACATTGAATTCTCTTTGGCTTCATTGTTGTACTACGCAATGAAAGAAGGCGCTTGCAGTGAACAGTCTTCACGTATGACTGCCATGGATAACGCCAGTAAAAATGCTG gtGAAATGATTGACAAGTTGACTTTGACCTTCAACCGAACCCGTCAAGCCGTCATTACTCGTGAATTGATTGAAATCATTTCTGGAGCCTCAGCTTTGTAA
- the LOC109044535 gene encoding squalene--hopene cyclase, translated as MAADEREMQNSRVPRTTTTFSNPQREDDWVHPLKTDAAMTAQYLLRNHYGETPSALLEQKLACYLRHTQLPGGGWTFYPGGPMAVTPSVQAYFALKVAGDPQNAPHMIRARDAIRAAGGAEVFSRILYELLGVLTQGGGGFAEGVRERQELER; from the coding sequence ATGGCTGCCGACGAGCGTGAGATGCAGAACAGCCGAGTCCCACGCACAACGACCACGTTCTCAAATCCCCAGAGGGAAGACGACTGGGTCCACCCGTTGAAGACGGACGCGGCGATGACGGCTCAATATCTCCTCCGCAACCACTACGGCGAGACACCCAGCGCACTGCTCGAGCAGAAGCTAGCTTGCTACCTCCGGCACACCCAACTCCCGGGCGGCGGCTGGACCTTCTACCCGGGCGGCCCGATGGCGGTCACCCCGAGTGTCCAGGCGTACTTCGCTCTCAAGGTGGCCGGAGATCCGCAGAACGCCCCGCATATGATCCGAGCGAGGGATGCCATCCGCGCCGCCGGAGGCGCCGAGGTCTTCTCGCGGATACTCTACGAGTTGTTGGGTGTCCTGACGCAGGGTGGAGGAGGCTTTGCTGAAGGAGTGAGGGAGAGGCAGGAGCTGGAGCGGTAG